In the genome of Girardinichthys multiradiatus isolate DD_20200921_A chromosome 7, DD_fGirMul_XY1, whole genome shotgun sequence, one region contains:
- the lrrfip1a gene encoding leucine-rich repeat flightless-interacting protein 1 isoform X21 yields the protein MERHMGTQGSGRKRSTKKERSTAEDDALNLIAREAEARLAAKRAARAEAREIRMKELERQQKEEDSEKYSRSSRMHMLSDDEERMSVGSRGSVGVEDRDYQEKGPRAASALTAGTLNSLGGTSSRRGSGDTAFTVDAESSIREIKEIHELKDQIQDVETKYIQNLKEVKDGLAEVEEKYRKAMVSNAQLDNEKNNLMYQVDTLKDSLMELEELLSESRREYEEKVKEFERQKHAHSVLLFQFNEMKETLKQSEELLNKHGIILGPDLNINGDVGESEVDGSPGAEPVSQSAQDSQTSPAEGNSVLGSTAEFRACREEEGNPEQQQETRGEDEENHLSPDAERHVAQTSCDEPPPEEHGTSLPTEVHDSEESHLDNQIPVDPTGSPASKAKAVIILSRDLQRIQTSEENVPQTETSEGGECNSHPSLMETETVGTTEGVAEESVPDGSNTEPQQEPEEAEKDEAEETPSQPQSQVSTASGKKKKKKRKGKKKGGTHENKDQQRAGTQKENGLTPEPDISGSTLMVSKLDQDNQEPDRVKSPEPNENLSLKGNLPEPNTDHGSDIDDNKKAMNMKMLEEADVLESTKSPRLTETRVELVDDTQNEEQTAQTEKLECEDPEKPTEGSSHVEFLKESVTRSETDEEDAEITSPDPESNLLTFKSKDDPDRGSTSSEGASTREDISGVRQSTTGHVLDDEQKTVNKEMLEQTDAVGSSETSCHTGTRLELSEDEHSEEKSPKSEKLESEEAAELPEGFLQDDPLKESVPQSIMAEDDCRATSEEEVNEFLCDLDPEPNLLSSKGKEDPNRQFASHEDNSTISGLQEPNTDPVSGDHDQDKTLNTEMLEEADAVESPETPDDSRVELDEVLQNQEETSEPEGTVSVLETTEGSSHAETIKGPDETQMGEEDAKLSSDSATSPDPEGSLLTCGKSEDPDKEFTLSADSSSQGDISGDKNIHTESKALDADEETSENIANNPDGEAETHVREDGQVPDEESTNGSEITEEKSASLSSNNDAEDQPMNPSASSSTNPSMKEPQIGPEEAAEPNNGEPRAEISEEICPDDDDDSQIKQDRLENEELNGEEGEPEDPPEPGSSAGRVDLTKAQTRETDSAAVLTQPPKQEEIQSSEEKEASPEHPELKDEINSSKCPLVQQRNESDKLNFEGRDSPPHVQLDSGEEEGEEDEGQSFDYDDMDMEAAIESVVSDKPEQEDVEEGADVSKKSSELSQRNTETNAEDGEEKVSEDDVNKADQLEKGPDLSPHNRLPCGDSTTVGVENVKQEESSALEEGLDAIEQPSDSQKTPEQTVGAKEVPQSGKDPKKKKGKGKSKEDCKMS from the exons GTGGAGGACAGAGACTATCAGGAAAAG GGACCTCGAGCAGCTTCAGCGCTCACAGCGGGAACCCTCAACTCGTTAGGTGGGACATCCTCCAGGAGAGGAAGCGGAGACACGGCTTTTACTGTGGATGCTGAGAGCTCCATACGAGAAATCAAG GAGATCCATGAACTGAAAGATCAGATTCAGGATGTGGAAACAAAGTACATCCAGAACCTGAAAGAAGTCAAG GATGGgttggcagaagtggaggagaAGTACCGTAAGGCCATGGTGTCCAACGCCCAGCTGGACAATGAGAAAAACAACCTGATGTACCAGGTGGACACGCTCAAAGACTCGCTGatggagctggaggagctgctttCTGAGTCGCGGCGGGAATACGAAGAGAAAGTCAAG GAATTTGAGCGGCAGAAGCACGCCCACAGTGTGCTTCTGTTCCAGTTCAACGAGATGAAGGAGACTTTAAAGCAAAGTGAAGAGCTGCTGAAT AAACATGGAATAATCCTGGGACCTGACCTGAACATCAATGGGGATGTTGGAGAATCGGAAGTCGACGGGTCTCCCGGTGCAGAGCCGGTTTCCCAGTCTGCTCAGGATTCCCAGACATCTCCAGCAGAAGGGAACAGTGTGCTCG GCAGCACAGCGGAGTTCAGGGCTTgcagagaggaggaggggaaTCCAGAGCAGCAACAAGAAACACGTGGGGAGGACGAAGAGAATCACTTGAGCCCTGATGCAGAGCGTCATGTTGCTCAAACGAGCTGTGATGAACCGCCTCCAGAAGAACACGGGACATCCTTACCCACTGAGGTCCACGACTCTGAAGAAAGTCACCTCGACAATCAGATACCTGTAGATCCAACTGGTTCTCCCGCCTCTAAAGCTAAAGCTGTAATCATTCTCAGCCGTGATCTTCAGCGTATCCAGACTTCTGAAGAAAACGTTCCACAGACGGAAACGTCTGAGGGGGGTGAGTGCAACAGCCATCCAAGTTTAATGGAGACAGAAACTGTTGGTACGACAGAAGGTGTAGCAGAAGAATCTGTTCCAGATGGATCGAACACCGAACCTCAACAAGAGCCTGAGGAGGCAGAAAAAGATGAGGCTGAGGAAACACCAAGTCAGCCCCAGTCTCAGGTTTCTACAGCTTcagggaagaagaagaaaaagaagaggaaaGGCAAGAAGAAAGGGGGAACTCATGAAAACAAAGACCAACAAAGAGCTGGAACCCAGAAGGAAAACGGGCTCACACCAGAACCTGATATCAGTGGATCCACCCTAATGGTATCAAAACTGGATCAGGACAATCAAGAACCTGACAGAGTAAAAAGTCCTGAACCCAATGAAAACCTTTCTCTCAAGGGAAATCTGCCAGAACCAAACACAGATCATGGTTCAGATATTGATGACAACAAGAAAGCTATGAACATGAAGATGTTAGAAGAAGCTGATGTTCTGGAATCAACCAAGAGCCCTCGTCTCACAGAAACAAGAGTGGAGCTTGTTGACGACACACAGAACGAGGAACAAACTGCACAAACGGAGAAGCTAGAATGTGAAGATCCAGAAAAACCCACTGAAGGTTCTTCTCATGTTGAATTCCTCAAAGAATCTGTAACGAGGTCCGAAACGGATGAAGAAGATGCCGAAATAACCAGCCCTGATCCAGAAAGCAATCTTCTCACATTTAAGAGCAAAGATGATCCTGACAGAGGGTCAACATCGAGTGAAGGTGCCTCTACAAGAGAAGACATTTCAGGCGTCCGACAGTCAACCACGGGTCACGTTTTAGATGATGAACAGAAAACCGTGAACAAAGAGATGTTGGAACAAACTGATGCGGTGGGATCTTCTGAAACATCTTGTCATACTGGAACAAGACTGGAGCTTTCTGAGGATGAACATAGTGAGGAAAAATCTCCAAAATCAGAGAAGCTGGAATCAGAAGAAGCTGCAGAACTTCCTGAAGGATTCCTCCAAGATGATCCACTCAAAGAATCTGTACCACAGTCCATAATGGCTGAAGATGATTGCAGAGCAACTTCAGAAGAAGAAGTAAATGAATTCTTATGTGACCTTGATCCAGAACCAAATCTCCTCTCATCCAAAGGCAAAGAAGATCCTAACAGACAGTTTGCATCACATGAAGACAACTCTACCATCTCAGGCCTCCAAGAACCCAACACAGATCCTGTTTCAGGTGACCATGACCAAGACAAAACTTTGAACACTGAGATGTTAGAAGAAGCTGATGCTGTGGAATCACCTGAAACTCCTGATGATAGCAGAGTGGAGCTTGATGAGGTTCtacagaaccaggaagaaacttcAGAACCAGAGGGCACTGTATCAGTGCTGGAAACCACAGAAGGTTCTTCTCATGCTGAAACAATCAAAGGGCCTGATGAGACCCAAATGGGTGAAGAAGATGCAAAGCTATCATCAGATTCTGCAACCAGTCCTGATCCAGAAGGAAGCCTCCTGACATGTGGGAAGAGTGAAGATCCTGATAAAGAGTTTACTCTGAGTGCAGACAGCTCTTCACAAGGAGAcatttctggtgacaaaaacatccACACCGAGTCAAAAGCTCTGGATGCAGATGAGGAGACATCTGAGAACATTGCTAACAACCCTGATGGTGAAGCTGAAACGCATGTTCGTGAGGATGGTCAAGTTCCTGACGAGGAGTCCACAAACGGTTCTGAGATCACAGAGGAAAAATCTGCATCATTATCATCAAACAATGACGCTGAAGATCAACCCATGAACCCATCAGCCTCTAGCAGCACCAACCCCTCCATGAAGGAACCACAAATTGGTCCTGAGGAGGCAGCTGAGCCAAACAATGGAGAACCAAGGGCAGAGATCTCTGAAGAAATTTGtccagatgatgatgatgattcaCAGATAAAACAAGACCGTTTAGAAAATGAAGAGTTGAATGGAGAAGAAGGAGAACCTGAAGATCCACCTGAACCGGGCAGTTCGGCAGGAAGAGTAGATCTAACTAAAGCACAAACCAGAGAGACTGATTCTGCTGCAGTCTTGACTCAACCTCCCAAACAGGAGGAGATCCAGTCCTCAGAGGAGAAGGAAGCTTCTCCTGAACATCCAGAACTTAAAGATGAGATCAACTCTTCAAAATGTCCTCTAGTTCAGCAGAGGAACGAATCTGACAAGCTGAACTTTGAGGGTCGTGATTCACCTCCTCATGTACAGCTGGACAGTGgcgaggaggagggagaggaagaTGAAGGACAGTCGtttgattatgatgacatggaCATGGAAGCAGCAATCGAATCTGTTGTGTCCGACAAACCTGAACAGGAAGATGTTGAAGAAGGAGCTGACGTCAGCAAGAAGAGTTCAGAACTTAGCCAGAGAAACACGGAGACAAATGCAGAAGATGGTGAGGAGAAGGTTTCTGAGGATGATGTTAACAAGGCTGATCAGCTGGAAAAAGGACCTGATCTTTCTCCTCATAACCGTCTGCCTTGTGGGGACTCCACGACTGTAGGGGTGGAGAACGTTAAGCAGGAGGAGTCCTCAGCACTTGAGGAAGGATTAGATGCCATCGAGCAGCCTTCGGATTCACAAAAGACTCCAGAACAAACCGTTGGTGCCAAAGAGGTTCCACAATCAGGGAAAGATCCAAAGAAAAAGAAGGGCAAAGGCAAGAGTAAGGAGGACTGTAAGATGTCTTAG
- the lrrfip1a gene encoding leucine-rich repeat flightless-interacting protein 1 isoform X18 has translation MERHMGTQGSGRKRSTKKERSTAEDDALNLIAREAEARLAAKRAARAEAREIRMKELERQQKEIFQVQKKYYGLNTRLDERADSKWGDIEQWMEDSEKYSRSSRMHMLSDDEERMSVGSRGSVGVEDRDYQEKGPRAASALTAGTLNSLGGTSSRRGSGDTAFTVDAESSIREIKDGLAEVEEKYRKAMVSNAQLDNEKNNLMYQVDTLKDSLMELEELLSESRREYEEKVKEFERQKHAHSVLLFQFNEMKETLKQSEELLNKHGIILGPDLNINGDVGESEVDGSPGAEPVSQSAQDSQTSPAEGNSVLGSTAEFRACREEEGNPEQQQETRGEDEENHLSPDAERHVAQTSCDEPPPEEHGTSLPTEVHDSEESHLDNQIPVDPTGSPASKAKAVIILSRDLQRIQTSEENVPQTETSEGGECNSHPSLMETETVGTTEGVAEESVPDGSNTEPQQEPEEAEKDEAEETPSQPQSQVSTASGKKKKKKRKGKKKGGTHENKDQQRAGTQKENGLTPEPDISGSTLMVSKLDQDNQEPDRVKSPEPNENLSLKGNLPEPNTDHGSDIDDNKKAMNMKMLEEADVLESTKSPRLTETRVELVDDTQNEEQTAQTEKLECEDPEKPTEGSSHVEFLKESVTRSETDEEDAEITSPDPESNLLTFKSKDDPDRGSTSSEGASTREDISGVRQSTTGHVLDDEQKTVNKEMLEQTDAVGSSETSCHTGTRLELSEDEHSEEKSPKSEKLESEEAAELPEGFLQDDPLKESVPQSIMAEDDCRATSEEEVNEFLCDLDPEPNLLSSKGKEDPNRQFASHEDNSTISGLQEPNTDPVSGDHDQDKTLNTEMLEEADAVESPETPDDSRVELDEVLQNQEETSEPEGTVSVLETTEGSSHAETIKGPDETQMGEEDAKLSSDSATSPDPEGSLLTCGKSEDPDKEFTLSADSSSQGDISGDKNIHTESKALDADEETSENIANNPDGEAETHVREDGQVPDEESTNGSEITEEKSASLSSNNDAEDQPMNPSASSSTNPSMKEPQIGPEEAAEPNNGEPRAEISEEICPDDDDDSQIKQDRLENEELNGEEGEPEDPPEPGSSAGRVDLTKAQTRETDSAAVLTQPPKQEEIQSSEEKEASPEHPELKDEINSSKCPLVQQRNESDKLNFEGRDSPPHVQLDSGEEEGEEDEGQSFDYDDMDMEAAIESVVSDKPEQEDVEEGADVSKKSSELSQRNTETNAEDGEEKVSEDDVNKADQLEKGPDLSPHNRLPCGDSTTVGVENVKQEESSALEEGLDAIEQPSDSQKTPEQTVGAKEVPQSGKDPKKKKGKGKSKEDCKMS, from the exons GTGGAGGACAGAGACTATCAGGAAAAG GGACCTCGAGCAGCTTCAGCGCTCACAGCGGGAACCCTCAACTCGTTAGGTGGGACATCCTCCAGGAGAGGAAGCGGAGACACGGCTTTTACTGTGGATGCTGAGAGCTCCATACGAGAAATCAAG GATGGgttggcagaagtggaggagaAGTACCGTAAGGCCATGGTGTCCAACGCCCAGCTGGACAATGAGAAAAACAACCTGATGTACCAGGTGGACACGCTCAAAGACTCGCTGatggagctggaggagctgctttCTGAGTCGCGGCGGGAATACGAAGAGAAAGTCAAG GAATTTGAGCGGCAGAAGCACGCCCACAGTGTGCTTCTGTTCCAGTTCAACGAGATGAAGGAGACTTTAAAGCAAAGTGAAGAGCTGCTGAAT AAACATGGAATAATCCTGGGACCTGACCTGAACATCAATGGGGATGTTGGAGAATCGGAAGTCGACGGGTCTCCCGGTGCAGAGCCGGTTTCCCAGTCTGCTCAGGATTCCCAGACATCTCCAGCAGAAGGGAACAGTGTGCTCG GCAGCACAGCGGAGTTCAGGGCTTgcagagaggaggaggggaaTCCAGAGCAGCAACAAGAAACACGTGGGGAGGACGAAGAGAATCACTTGAGCCCTGATGCAGAGCGTCATGTTGCTCAAACGAGCTGTGATGAACCGCCTCCAGAAGAACACGGGACATCCTTACCCACTGAGGTCCACGACTCTGAAGAAAGTCACCTCGACAATCAGATACCTGTAGATCCAACTGGTTCTCCCGCCTCTAAAGCTAAAGCTGTAATCATTCTCAGCCGTGATCTTCAGCGTATCCAGACTTCTGAAGAAAACGTTCCACAGACGGAAACGTCTGAGGGGGGTGAGTGCAACAGCCATCCAAGTTTAATGGAGACAGAAACTGTTGGTACGACAGAAGGTGTAGCAGAAGAATCTGTTCCAGATGGATCGAACACCGAACCTCAACAAGAGCCTGAGGAGGCAGAAAAAGATGAGGCTGAGGAAACACCAAGTCAGCCCCAGTCTCAGGTTTCTACAGCTTcagggaagaagaagaaaaagaagaggaaaGGCAAGAAGAAAGGGGGAACTCATGAAAACAAAGACCAACAAAGAGCTGGAACCCAGAAGGAAAACGGGCTCACACCAGAACCTGATATCAGTGGATCCACCCTAATGGTATCAAAACTGGATCAGGACAATCAAGAACCTGACAGAGTAAAAAGTCCTGAACCCAATGAAAACCTTTCTCTCAAGGGAAATCTGCCAGAACCAAACACAGATCATGGTTCAGATATTGATGACAACAAGAAAGCTATGAACATGAAGATGTTAGAAGAAGCTGATGTTCTGGAATCAACCAAGAGCCCTCGTCTCACAGAAACAAGAGTGGAGCTTGTTGACGACACACAGAACGAGGAACAAACTGCACAAACGGAGAAGCTAGAATGTGAAGATCCAGAAAAACCCACTGAAGGTTCTTCTCATGTTGAATTCCTCAAAGAATCTGTAACGAGGTCCGAAACGGATGAAGAAGATGCCGAAATAACCAGCCCTGATCCAGAAAGCAATCTTCTCACATTTAAGAGCAAAGATGATCCTGACAGAGGGTCAACATCGAGTGAAGGTGCCTCTACAAGAGAAGACATTTCAGGCGTCCGACAGTCAACCACGGGTCACGTTTTAGATGATGAACAGAAAACCGTGAACAAAGAGATGTTGGAACAAACTGATGCGGTGGGATCTTCTGAAACATCTTGTCATACTGGAACAAGACTGGAGCTTTCTGAGGATGAACATAGTGAGGAAAAATCTCCAAAATCAGAGAAGCTGGAATCAGAAGAAGCTGCAGAACTTCCTGAAGGATTCCTCCAAGATGATCCACTCAAAGAATCTGTACCACAGTCCATAATGGCTGAAGATGATTGCAGAGCAACTTCAGAAGAAGAAGTAAATGAATTCTTATGTGACCTTGATCCAGAACCAAATCTCCTCTCATCCAAAGGCAAAGAAGATCCTAACAGACAGTTTGCATCACATGAAGACAACTCTACCATCTCAGGCCTCCAAGAACCCAACACAGATCCTGTTTCAGGTGACCATGACCAAGACAAAACTTTGAACACTGAGATGTTAGAAGAAGCTGATGCTGTGGAATCACCTGAAACTCCTGATGATAGCAGAGTGGAGCTTGATGAGGTTCtacagaaccaggaagaaacttcAGAACCAGAGGGCACTGTATCAGTGCTGGAAACCACAGAAGGTTCTTCTCATGCTGAAACAATCAAAGGGCCTGATGAGACCCAAATGGGTGAAGAAGATGCAAAGCTATCATCAGATTCTGCAACCAGTCCTGATCCAGAAGGAAGCCTCCTGACATGTGGGAAGAGTGAAGATCCTGATAAAGAGTTTACTCTGAGTGCAGACAGCTCTTCACAAGGAGAcatttctggtgacaaaaacatccACACCGAGTCAAAAGCTCTGGATGCAGATGAGGAGACATCTGAGAACATTGCTAACAACCCTGATGGTGAAGCTGAAACGCATGTTCGTGAGGATGGTCAAGTTCCTGACGAGGAGTCCACAAACGGTTCTGAGATCACAGAGGAAAAATCTGCATCATTATCATCAAACAATGACGCTGAAGATCAACCCATGAACCCATCAGCCTCTAGCAGCACCAACCCCTCCATGAAGGAACCACAAATTGGTCCTGAGGAGGCAGCTGAGCCAAACAATGGAGAACCAAGGGCAGAGATCTCTGAAGAAATTTGtccagatgatgatgatgattcaCAGATAAAACAAGACCGTTTAGAAAATGAAGAGTTGAATGGAGAAGAAGGAGAACCTGAAGATCCACCTGAACCGGGCAGTTCGGCAGGAAGAGTAGATCTAACTAAAGCACAAACCAGAGAGACTGATTCTGCTGCAGTCTTGACTCAACCTCCCAAACAGGAGGAGATCCAGTCCTCAGAGGAGAAGGAAGCTTCTCCTGAACATCCAGAACTTAAAGATGAGATCAACTCTTCAAAATGTCCTCTAGTTCAGCAGAGGAACGAATCTGACAAGCTGAACTTTGAGGGTCGTGATTCACCTCCTCATGTACAGCTGGACAGTGgcgaggaggagggagaggaagaTGAAGGACAGTCGtttgattatgatgacatggaCATGGAAGCAGCAATCGAATCTGTTGTGTCCGACAAACCTGAACAGGAAGATGTTGAAGAAGGAGCTGACGTCAGCAAGAAGAGTTCAGAACTTAGCCAGAGAAACACGGAGACAAATGCAGAAGATGGTGAGGAGAAGGTTTCTGAGGATGATGTTAACAAGGCTGATCAGCTGGAAAAAGGACCTGATCTTTCTCCTCATAACCGTCTGCCTTGTGGGGACTCCACGACTGTAGGGGTGGAGAACGTTAAGCAGGAGGAGTCCTCAGCACTTGAGGAAGGATTAGATGCCATCGAGCAGCCTTCGGATTCACAAAAGACTCCAGAACAAACCGTTGGTGCCAAAGAGGTTCCACAATCAGGGAAAGATCCAAAGAAAAAGAAGGGCAAAGGCAAGAGTAAGGAGGACTGTAAGATGTCTTAG